CAGCCGTGCCGGGCACCCACGTGGCCGTGCGCACACCGATGGTCGGCACCGTCCAGCTCACGTCACCCACGTCGGTGGAACCACCGCCGGTGCGCACGTAATCGAACGGCAGAATATCCGTGGCGAGCTCGAGCGCCGCATGCCGGCCACCGGGGAGCGAACGGCCGAGCTTGGCGGCGAAGGCCTGCTCCGTCTCGTCGTAGTCGACGCCGCCCACCAGCACCATGTTTTCATGAGCGACCTTGGCCAGGGTGTCGTTGGGCAACAGGTCGTAAACCCCACCGGTGAGTTCGAAGTCCCAGGTGGTGCCGGTGCCGAGCGCCGCGCCTTCGGCGGCCTTTTCGAGGCGGGACCAGACGTCCATGACGACGTTACGGTCGGGACTGCGCACGTAATAATACACCTCGGCAAAGGCGGGCACCACATTGGGGGCTTCGCCGCCGCGCGTAATCACGTAGTGGATACGAGTGCTGTCCGGCACGTGCTCGCGCATCATGTTCATCATGTAATTGAGCGCCTCAACCGCATCGAGGGCGGAGCGACCGCGCTCGGGTGCGCCGGCGGCGTGGGACGCGATGCCGTGGAAACGGATCTTGCCGGACTTGTTGGCCAGCGAAGGCGTGTTGGTCACGAGGTTGCGGTCACCGGCGTGCCAGTGCAGCGCGACGTCGACATCGTCGAAGAGACCTTCGCGCACCATGTAGACCTTGCCCGAGCCACCTTCCTCGGCAGGAGTGCCGTAGAGGCGGATGGTGCCGCTGCGGCCGTTGCTGGCCAACCAGTCCTTCACGGCGATGGCGGCCTCGACCGAACCCGCGCCAAAGAGATGGTGCCCGCAGGCGTGCCCGGCGGTGCTGTCTTCGCGCACTTCGCGCTCGGGCGTCGCGGTTTGGGAAACACCCGGCAAGGCATCAAATTCCGCGAGGATGCCGATGACCGGTGAACCGCTGCCGTAGCTGGCCACGAAGCCCGTCGGCATGCCGGCTACGCCAGCTTCCACGCTGAAGCCCGCCGCGGCCAACGTGTCCTGCAGCGCGCCGGAGCTCTTGGTTTCGAGGTAGCCGAGTTCGGCGTAGTCCCAGATCTGGAGCGCGAGCTCCTCGTAAGGCGCGCGGCCGGCGTCCATTTCGGCGATCACATCGCTCTTGGCGGCGTGCACCGGAGCGCCGGCCAGAAGCGTGGCGCCCAATAGCGCCGAGAGTTTGGAGGTGTTTTTCATCATAGAATCGTAGCGACGGAGTTCACCTGGATCGTAGGTCGAGGCACCCGCTCGTCCCGGAAGCGCCTTATATCAATCGGTATAGCTGCAGCCTCCCCGCGGGCCGCTTACCGCCTCCGCCACTGTCCCATTTCTGGGACGGGCCCTTCCCAGCTTCGCCGTCGCGCTGGAAGACGGAAAATTGGTCGAAATTTTAAACCACTGTTTTCCAACAACTAACACCTCTTCAACGAGGCTGGCACGCCCCTTGCAAAGTAAGGCGCAACTTCAATCTCATGGATATTCCCCGGCCCAACCAAGCAGCTGCCAAACGCAAAAAGCGTCTCACGATGATCATCGTGAGCGTGATCGCCCTCGCCGCGATCACCGTTGGCCTCTCCACCCTCAAGCCCGCCGCGCCGTCGGTTGATCGCAACCTCGTTTGGGTCGACACCGTGCAACGCGGCCCGATGGTCCGCCAGGTCCGTGGCCTCGGCACGCTGGTGCCGGAAAACATCCGCTGGGTCGCCGCCCGCACTCAAGCCCGCGTCGAGAAGATCATCCTGCG
This portion of the Actomonas aquatica genome encodes:
- a CDS encoding amidohydrolase, which encodes MKNTSKLSALLGATLLAGAPVHAAKSDVIAEMDAGRAPYEELALQIWDYAELGYLETKSSGALQDTLAAAGFSVEAGVAGMPTGFVASYGSGSPVIGILAEFDALPGVSQTATPEREVREDSTAGHACGHHLFGAGSVEAAIAVKDWLASNGRSGTIRLYGTPAEEGGSGKVYMVREGLFDDVDVALHWHAGDRNLVTNTPSLANKSGKIRFHGIASHAAGAPERGRSALDAVEALNYMMNMMREHVPDSTRIHYVITRGGEAPNVVPAFAEVYYYVRSPDRNVVMDVWSRLEKAAEGAALGTGTTWDFELTGGVYDLLPNDTLAKVAHENMVLVGGVDYDETEQAFAAKLGRSLPGGRHAALELATDILPFDYVRTGGGSTDVGDVSWTVPTIGVRTATWVPGTAAHSWQAVAAGGTTIGLKGMQVAAKTLALTAMDLFEDPALIAAAKAEFEERRGASFDYQSMLGDRPPALDYRK